A genomic segment from Glycine soja cultivar W05 chromosome 20, ASM419377v2, whole genome shotgun sequence encodes:
- the LOC114402959 gene encoding calmodulin-like protein 8 → MKEVLSEDLIVEFLEAFCLFDRDGDGCITMEELASALRTLNQNNPRKEELQIMMNEVDMNGSGTIEFGQFLNLMARKMKQSEAEEELKEAFELFDKDQDGYISPTELLSAMRNIGVKITEEELEHMIRLADLDGDGRVNYEEFMRMMTV, encoded by the exons ATGAAGGAGGTGCTGAGTGAAGATTTGATTGTTGAGTTTCTAGAAGCCTTCTGTCTTTTTGACAGAGATGGAGACG gCTGCATAACCATGGAGGAATTAGCTAGTGCACTTAGAACACTGAATCAAAATAATCCTAGGAAGGAAGAGTTGCAAATCATGATGAATGAAGTGGatatgaatggcagtggaaccATAGAATTTGGGCAGTTCTTGAATCTCATGGCCAGAAAAATGAAG CAAAGTGAAGCAGAAGAGGAATTAAAAGAAGCTTTCGAACTGTTTGACAAGGATCAAGATGGTTACATATCACCCACTGAG TTGTTATCTGCGATGAGAAATATTGGAGTGAAGATCACAGAAGAAGAGCTGGAGCATATGATCAGACTGGCTGATTTGGACGGTGATGGACGAGTTAATTATGAAGAGTTCATGAGGATGATGACggtttaa
- the LOC114403164 gene encoding GDP-mannose 3,5-epimerase 2-like isoform X2, which translates to MGSAGGTDYGAYTYENLEREPYWPSEKLKISITGAGGFIASHIARRLKTEGHYIIASDWKKNEHMTEDMFCDEFHLVDLRVMNNCLKVTEGVDHVFNLAADMGGMGFIQSNHSVIMYNNTMISFNMIEAARINGIKRFFYASSACIYPEFKQLETNVSLKESDAWPAEPQDAYGLEKLATEELCKHYNKDFGIECRIGRFHNIYGPFGTWKGGREKAPAAFCRKVITSSDRFEMWGDGLQTRSFTFIDECVEGVLRLTKSDFREPVNIGSDEMVSMNEMAEIILGFENKNIPIHHIPGPEGVRGRNSDNTLIKEKLGWAPTMRLKDGLRITYFWIKEQIEKEKAQGIDISVYGSSKVVQTQAPVQLGSLRAADGKE; encoded by the exons ATGGGAAGTGCTGGAGGAACTGACTATGGTGCATACACTTATGAGAATCTTGAGAGAGAGCCTTACTGGCCATCAGAGAAGCTTAAGATTTCCATCACTGGTGCTGGGGGTTTTATCGCGTCACACATAGCTCGGCGCCTCAAGACAGAGGGGCATTACATTATTGCTTCTGATTGGAAGAAAAATGAGCACATGACTGAGGACATGTTCTGTGATGAATTCCATCTTGTTGATCTCAGGGTCATGAATAACTGCCTCAAGGTTACAGAGGGGGTTGATCATGTTTTCAATCTTGCCGCAGACATGGGTGGGATGGGTTTTATTCAGTCTAACCACTCTGTCATTATGTACAACAACACAATGATTAGCTTCAACATGATTGAGGCTGCCAGGATTAACGGCATTAAGAG GTTTTTTTATGCCTCTAGTGCTTGTATCTACCCTGAATTCAAACAGTTGGAAACTAATGTTAGCTTGAAGGAGTCTGATGCATGGCCAGCTGAG CCACAAGATGCATATGGGCTAGAGAAGCTTGCAACAGAGGAGTTATGCAAGCACTATAACAAGGATTTTGGAATTGAGTGCCGCATTGGGAGGTTCCACAACATATACGGTCCTTTTGGGACATGGAAAG GTGGAAGGGAGAAGGCTCCTGCTGCTTTTTGTCGTAAAGTTATCACTTCCTCTGATAGATTTGAGATGTGGGGGGATGGATTGCAAACACGATCATTTACCTTCattgatgaatgtgttgaaggGGTGCTCAG ATTGACTAAATCTGATTTCCGAGAGCCAGTAAATATTGGAAGCGATGAGATGGTCAGCATGAATGAGATGGCTGAGATCATTCTTGGCTTTGAGAACAAGAATATTCCTATTCACCACATTCCTGGCCCCGAGGGTGTCCGAGGTCGTAATTCAGACAATacacttataaaagaaaaacttggTTGGGCTCCAACTATGAGGTTGAAG GATGGACTGAGGATCACATACTTCTGGATTAAGGAGCAGATCGAGAAGGAGAAGGCTCAAGGTATTGATATATCAGTGTATGGGTCTTCCAAAGTGGTGCAGACTCAAGCCCCAGTTCAACTAGGCTCACTTCGAGCAGCAGATGGCAAAGAATGA
- the LOC114403164 gene encoding GDP-mannose 3,5-epimerase 2-like isoform X1 codes for MALSSTSHVTVLPCLLMGSAGGTDYGAYTYENLEREPYWPSEKLKISITGAGGFIASHIARRLKTEGHYIIASDWKKNEHMTEDMFCDEFHLVDLRVMNNCLKVTEGVDHVFNLAADMGGMGFIQSNHSVIMYNNTMISFNMIEAARINGIKRFFYASSACIYPEFKQLETNVSLKESDAWPAEPQDAYGLEKLATEELCKHYNKDFGIECRIGRFHNIYGPFGTWKGGREKAPAAFCRKVITSSDRFEMWGDGLQTRSFTFIDECVEGVLRLTKSDFREPVNIGSDEMVSMNEMAEIILGFENKNIPIHHIPGPEGVRGRNSDNTLIKEKLGWAPTMRLKDGLRITYFWIKEQIEKEKAQGIDISVYGSSKVVQTQAPVQLGSLRAADGKE; via the exons ATGGCTTTGTCTTCAACGTCTCATGTAACGGTTTTGCCGTGCCTTCT AATGGGAAGTGCTGGAGGAACTGACTATGGTGCATACACTTATGAGAATCTTGAGAGAGAGCCTTACTGGCCATCAGAGAAGCTTAAGATTTCCATCACTGGTGCTGGGGGTTTTATCGCGTCACACATAGCTCGGCGCCTCAAGACAGAGGGGCATTACATTATTGCTTCTGATTGGAAGAAAAATGAGCACATGACTGAGGACATGTTCTGTGATGAATTCCATCTTGTTGATCTCAGGGTCATGAATAACTGCCTCAAGGTTACAGAGGGGGTTGATCATGTTTTCAATCTTGCCGCAGACATGGGTGGGATGGGTTTTATTCAGTCTAACCACTCTGTCATTATGTACAACAACACAATGATTAGCTTCAACATGATTGAGGCTGCCAGGATTAACGGCATTAAGAG GTTTTTTTATGCCTCTAGTGCTTGTATCTACCCTGAATTCAAACAGTTGGAAACTAATGTTAGCTTGAAGGAGTCTGATGCATGGCCAGCTGAG CCACAAGATGCATATGGGCTAGAGAAGCTTGCAACAGAGGAGTTATGCAAGCACTATAACAAGGATTTTGGAATTGAGTGCCGCATTGGGAGGTTCCACAACATATACGGTCCTTTTGGGACATGGAAAG GTGGAAGGGAGAAGGCTCCTGCTGCTTTTTGTCGTAAAGTTATCACTTCCTCTGATAGATTTGAGATGTGGGGGGATGGATTGCAAACACGATCATTTACCTTCattgatgaatgtgttgaaggGGTGCTCAG ATTGACTAAATCTGATTTCCGAGAGCCAGTAAATATTGGAAGCGATGAGATGGTCAGCATGAATGAGATGGCTGAGATCATTCTTGGCTTTGAGAACAAGAATATTCCTATTCACCACATTCCTGGCCCCGAGGGTGTCCGAGGTCGTAATTCAGACAATacacttataaaagaaaaacttggTTGGGCTCCAACTATGAGGTTGAAG GATGGACTGAGGATCACATACTTCTGGATTAAGGAGCAGATCGAGAAGGAGAAGGCTCAAGGTATTGATATATCAGTGTATGGGTCTTCCAAAGTGGTGCAGACTCAAGCCCCAGTTCAACTAGGCTCACTTCGAGCAGCAGATGGCAAAGAATGA
- the LOC114403715 gene encoding light-inducible protein CPRF2-like, giving the protein MDRVFSVDDISDHFWQPPIPVSAAQTSSQMSRSASEWAFQRFLQEASASAPSPPSSSSAADVVFVEIEDQPKPAPPPPSNGAVLPNAPGPVPLDSDEYQAFLKSKLNLACAAVAMTRGSLAKSQDPSPFSEGGSQPTNPSLVESQTTSKGSIPSENDPSKLQDKDTNVPVGIPSIPAMQKKPAVAIRPSTSGSSREQSDDEDIEGETSMNDNTDPADVKRVRRMLSNRESARRSRRRKQAHLTDLETQVSQLRGENSTLLKRLTDVSQKYSDSAVDNRVLKADVETLRTKVKMAEETVKRITGLNPLLHAMSDISSLGLPSFDGRSPSDTSADAAVPVQDDPHHHFYQPTSTNPIPSHDPIVNNGLGGISSIENVQQNAAVVLGGNKMGQTASLQRVASLEHLQERIRGGPPSNGEQ; this is encoded by the exons ATGGATAGGGTGTTCTCAGTGGACGATATCTCCGATCACTTCTGGCAGCCGCCTATCCCTGTCTCCGCCGCCCAAACTTCCTCCCAGATGAGCCGCAGCGCCTCCGAGTGGGCCTTCCAACGCTTCCTCCAGGAAGCTTCCGCCTCCGCACCCTCTCCTCCGTCTTCTTCCTCCGCCGCCGACGTCGTATTCGTCGAGATCGAAGATCAACCTAAGCCCGCCCCTCCCCCTCCGTCAAACGGCGCCGTTCTCCCCAATGCCCCTGGTCCCGTCCCCCTTGACTCCGACGAATACCAGGCCTTCCTCAAGAGCAAGCTCAACCTCGCATGCGCCGCCGTCGCCATGACTAGG GGATCTTTGGCTAAATCTCAAGACCCGTCCCCTTTTTCTGAAGGTGGATCACAGCCGACTAATCCTTCTCTAGTTGAATCTCAGACTACTTCTAAAG GATCTATTCCTTCTGAAAATGATCCATCTAAGTTACAAGATAAAGATACCAATGTACCAGTTGGGATTCCTTCCATACCTGCCATGCAAAAGAAACCTGCTGTTGCAATTAGGCCATCTACAAGTGGATCATCAAGAGAACAGTCAGATGATGAGGACATTGAGGGAGAGACATCTATGAATGACAACACAGACCCTGCTGATGTAAAACGAGTAAGGAG GATGCTATCCAATAGGGAGTCAGCCCGACGCTCTAGAAGAAGAAAGCAGGCTCATTTAACTGACCTAGAAACACAG GTTTCTCAATTAAGAGGTGAAAATTCTACCTTGTTAAAGCGCCTTACTGATGTTAGTCAGAAATACAGCGACTCTGCTGTTGACAACAGAGTTTTAAAAGCTGATGTTGAAACATTAAGAACAAAG GTGAAGATGGCCGAAGAGACCGTCAAAAGAATTACTGGATTGAACCCATTGCTTCATGCCATGTCTGATATATCATCACTGGGCCTGCCATCATTTGATGGAAGAAGCCCTTCAGACACTTCAGCTGATGCAGCTGTTCCTGTGCAAGATGATCCACATCATCACTTCTATCAACCCACATCTACTAATCCTATTCCCAGTCATGATCCGATAGTCAACAATGGATTGGGGGGCATTTCTTCAATTGAAAATGTGCAGCAGAATGCTGCAGTAGTGCTAGGTGGGAACAAGATGGGTCAAACAGCATCCCTGCAGCGGGTGGCTAGCTTGGAACATCTACAGGAGCGGATTCGTGGTGGACCTCCATCTAATGGGGAGCAGTGA
- the LOC114401619 gene encoding sec-independent protein translocase protein TATA, chloroplastic-like, producing MDLTLSPSSSSSSSSSSLVISRPSYSSSSSTLSFLATNSILSRKARISTRRSKALTCNALFGLGVPELVVIAGVAVLAFGPKNLPQVGRSIGKTIKSFQQAAKEFESEIKKEPDSTEENPAAAEKSIAVSEQEEQETKVSGTKDSV from the exons ATGGACTTGACCCTttccccttcttcttcttcttcttcttcttcttcttctttagtaATCTCGAGACCTTCTTactcttcatcctcttccacCTTGTCCTTCTTGGCCACCAACTCAATTCTCTCTAGGAAAGCTAGAATCAGCACCAGAAGAAGCAAGGCTCTAACTTGCAACGCATTGTTCGGATTGGGCGTTCCCGAACTCGTCGTTATTGCTGGAGTTGCTGTCCTCGCTTTCGGACCTAAGAATTTGCCCCAAGTGGGTCGCTCCATCGGCAAAACCATTAAGAGCTTCCAACAG GCAGCAAAGGAGTTTGAGTCCGAGATTAAAAAGGAACCTGATTCCACAGAAGAGAACCCTGCTGCTGCAGAGAAATCAATTGCTGTGAGTGAACAGGAGGAGCAAGAGACTAAGGTGTCTGGTACTAAAGATAGTGTATGA
- the LOC114403141 gene encoding transcription factor UNE12-like isoform X1 produces the protein MAGNSGSEGLGDDFFEQILAVPEAGTVGMLQLGSTTGAFRGASGLMPLGLNLEQAAFLRHQVNVDDDVVHVNVDDATIHQHHLTLHNNNNSSSPSSTAPITDRDSMHMRGLFSAFGQLHTPIRPTLPLPPPPRQPQLHLHHHNQQFQGQAAAAPASMAAMPQPPGIRPRVRARRGQATDPHSIAERLRRERIAERMKALQELVPSINKTDRAAMLDEIVDYVKFLRLQVKVLSMSRLGGAGAVAQLVADVPLSAVEGDQDIEGGANEQAWDKWSNDGTEQQVAKLMEEDVGAAMQFLQSKALCIMPISLASAIFRMPQSEASTGIKPESNSH, from the exons ATGGCAGGTAATAGTGGTTCAGAGGGGTTGGGCGATGATTTCTTCGAACAGATCTTAGCAGTGCCTGAAGCCGGCACAGTGGGAATGTTGCAATTGGGGTCCACAACTGGTGCTTTCAGAGGAGCTTCTGGGTTAATGCCTCTGGGCTTGAATTTGGAACAAGCTGCCTTCCTAAGACACCAAGTTAACGTTGACGACGACGTTGTTCATGTTAATGTTGATGATGCCACCATCCACCAACATCACCTCACTCTCCATAACAACAACAACTCCTCATCACCCTCTTCCACTGCACCAATCACC GATAGGGATTCTATGCATATGAGGGGTTTATTTTCCGCGTTTGGACAACTGCATACTCCTATCCGCCCCACGCTGCCATTGCCTCCACCACCTCGTCAGCCACAACTCCACCTCCACCATCATAACCAA CAGTTTCAGGGCCAGGCAGCTGCAGCTCCAGCGTCAATGGCTGCTATGCCACAACCACCTGGGATCCGCCCTCGTGTGAGAGCAAGAAGAGGGCAAGCTACAGATCCTCACAGTATTGCTGAGCgg TTGCGTCGTGAAAGAATCGCTGAAAGAATGAAGGCATTGCAGGAATTAGTTCCCAGCATCAATAAG ACGGACAGAGCGGCGATGCTTGATGAAATTGTGGACTATGTGAAGTTCCTTAGGCTTCAGGTTAAG GTCCTGAGCATGAGTAGACTGGGTGGAGCTGGTGCTGTTGCTCAGCTTGTGGCTGATGTTCCCCTTTCTGCAGTGGAG GGGGATCAGGACATAGAAGGTGGAGCCAATGAGCAAGCCTGGGACAAGTGGTCCAATGATGGCACAGAACAACAGGTGGCTAAGCTTATGGAAGAAGATGTGGGAGCAGCTATGCAATTTCTTCAGTCCAAGGCACTTTGTATCATGCCCATATCTCTAGCCTCAGCCATTTTTCGTATGCCTCAATCAGAAGCATCAACAGGCATCAAGCCTGAATCTAACAGTCACTGA
- the LOC114403141 gene encoding transcription factor UNE12-like isoform X2 yields the protein MAGNSGSEGLGDDFFEQILAVPEAGTVGMLQLGSTTGAFRGASGLMPLGLNLEQAAFLRHQVNVDDDVVHVNVDDATIHQHHLTLHNNNNSSSPSSTAPITDRDSMHMRGLFSAFGQLHTPIRPTLPLPPPPRQPQLHLHHHNQFQGQAAAAPASMAAMPQPPGIRPRVRARRGQATDPHSIAERLRRERIAERMKALQELVPSINKTDRAAMLDEIVDYVKFLRLQVKVLSMSRLGGAGAVAQLVADVPLSAVEGDQDIEGGANEQAWDKWSNDGTEQQVAKLMEEDVGAAMQFLQSKALCIMPISLASAIFRMPQSEASTGIKPESNSH from the exons ATGGCAGGTAATAGTGGTTCAGAGGGGTTGGGCGATGATTTCTTCGAACAGATCTTAGCAGTGCCTGAAGCCGGCACAGTGGGAATGTTGCAATTGGGGTCCACAACTGGTGCTTTCAGAGGAGCTTCTGGGTTAATGCCTCTGGGCTTGAATTTGGAACAAGCTGCCTTCCTAAGACACCAAGTTAACGTTGACGACGACGTTGTTCATGTTAATGTTGATGATGCCACCATCCACCAACATCACCTCACTCTCCATAACAACAACAACTCCTCATCACCCTCTTCCACTGCACCAATCACC GATAGGGATTCTATGCATATGAGGGGTTTATTTTCCGCGTTTGGACAACTGCATACTCCTATCCGCCCCACGCTGCCATTGCCTCCACCACCTCGTCAGCCACAACTCCACCTCCACCATCATAACCAA TTTCAGGGCCAGGCAGCTGCAGCTCCAGCGTCAATGGCTGCTATGCCACAACCACCTGGGATCCGCCCTCGTGTGAGAGCAAGAAGAGGGCAAGCTACAGATCCTCACAGTATTGCTGAGCgg TTGCGTCGTGAAAGAATCGCTGAAAGAATGAAGGCATTGCAGGAATTAGTTCCCAGCATCAATAAG ACGGACAGAGCGGCGATGCTTGATGAAATTGTGGACTATGTGAAGTTCCTTAGGCTTCAGGTTAAG GTCCTGAGCATGAGTAGACTGGGTGGAGCTGGTGCTGTTGCTCAGCTTGTGGCTGATGTTCCCCTTTCTGCAGTGGAG GGGGATCAGGACATAGAAGGTGGAGCCAATGAGCAAGCCTGGGACAAGTGGTCCAATGATGGCACAGAACAACAGGTGGCTAAGCTTATGGAAGAAGATGTGGGAGCAGCTATGCAATTTCTTCAGTCCAAGGCACTTTGTATCATGCCCATATCTCTAGCCTCAGCCATTTTTCGTATGCCTCAATCAGAAGCATCAACAGGCATCAAGCCTGAATCTAACAGTCACTGA